In a genomic window of Nitrospira sp. ND1:
- a CDS encoding DUF2934 domain-containing protein → MAQRRIKSSADNKQTGSPPKAVKKTSSRPRLVRERRPQPAGGRAAAEEIRIRIEKLAYELYQRRGRQDGHDRQDWLEAERLTLSESAATRQDPLDRLSGSSYV, encoded by the coding sequence ATGGCACAACGACGGATCAAATCAAGCGCAGACAATAAGCAGACAGGGAGCCCACCCAAGGCGGTCAAGAAGACGTCTTCCCGCCCACGGCTCGTCCGCGAGCGGCGACCGCAACCGGCCGGCGGCAGAGCAGCGGCCGAGGAGATCAGGATACGTATTGAGAAACTGGCCTATGAGCTATATCAGCGCCGTGGACGGCAGGATGGGCACGATCGCCAGGATTGGCTGGAGGCCGAACGGCTGACGCTCTCAGAATCCGCAGCCACGAGGCAGGATCCCCTCGATCGTCTGTCGGGCTCATCCTATGTGTAA
- a CDS encoding phosphate-starvation-inducible PsiE family protein: MNGTIGNNQETPGMTFSHSQPRMNRLSEFVGHVIDTDLTELWMKGIKAVLSLLILTILIALTGGVVKTFLDIGLLLHAPVEIGLRQIIVDTLILLAVVEVFKTTLTYFSEGRVKVTFIVDTILVVMLTEIISLWFKDADHMKLLSLGAILLALGAIRVVAVRCSPAQGDGTGRGSFCGREEI, translated from the coding sequence ATGAACGGCACCATTGGCAACAACCAGGAGACACCAGGTATGACCTTCAGCCACTCTCAGCCTCGCATGAACCGCCTCTCGGAGTTTGTTGGACATGTGATCGACACGGATCTCACCGAACTCTGGATGAAAGGGATCAAGGCAGTCCTCAGCCTGCTCATTCTGACGATCCTCATCGCCCTGACCGGCGGGGTCGTCAAAACCTTTCTGGATATCGGACTGCTGCTGCATGCCCCGGTGGAGATCGGGCTCCGGCAGATCATCGTTGACACGCTGATCCTTCTCGCGGTGGTGGAGGTGTTCAAGACCACGCTGACCTATTTTTCAGAAGGCCGCGTCAAAGTCACCTTCATCGTCGATACGATCCTCGTGGTCATGTTGACGGAAATCATTTCTCTCTGGTTCAAGGATGCGGACCACATGAAGTTGCTCTCGCTTGGAGCCATTCTCCTGGCGCTCGGAGCGATTCGGGTGGTGGCGGTGCGTTGTTCGCCGGCGCAAGGCGACGGAACCGGGAGAGGATCGTTCTGCGGCCGCGAAGAGATTTAG
- a CDS encoding response regulator gives MTLNIVQIIEDEPLHAQLLDHSLRQARYRTNVAHDGVTGLADVMRLTPSLILLDLMLPGMNGQEVCRRIRSEPATKHIPIMMISALGSDEDRISGIRMGADDYVAKPFSPREVVSRAQALLRRSQAQWATAPCLSGSPVTIKDHCLQPKDGRSFGGIDRDLLRNRVSSCCRDSPQRILPLVPHTTRFSVRAGQLDPPRSSWTLTSGRFSKPS, from the coding sequence ATGACACTGAACATCGTACAAATCATTGAAGACGAACCTTTGCATGCGCAACTGCTGGACCACTCTCTCCGGCAGGCCCGCTATCGCACGAATGTGGCGCACGATGGCGTCACCGGGTTGGCGGACGTGATGCGACTCACGCCATCGCTCATCCTGCTGGACCTGATGCTTCCGGGGATGAACGGACAGGAAGTCTGTCGTCGCATCCGAAGCGAGCCTGCCACGAAACACATTCCCATCATGATGATCAGCGCCCTGGGGAGTGATGAAGACCGGATTTCAGGAATACGCATGGGCGCGGACGATTATGTTGCGAAGCCGTTCAGTCCACGGGAGGTCGTATCTCGAGCGCAGGCCTTGCTCCGGCGATCCCAGGCTCAATGGGCCACCGCACCATGCCTCTCAGGCTCGCCGGTGACGATCAAAGACCACTGTCTGCAGCCGAAAGACGGCCGATCATTTGGTGGGATCGATCGAGACCTTCTCCGGAATCGGGTATCGTCATGTTGCCGCGACTCACCTCAGCGAATCCTCCCCCTCGTCCCGCATACGACACGATTCTCAGTGCGAGCAGGGCAGTTGGATCCCCCCCGTTCCAGTTGGACGCTTACGTCAGGCCGGTTCTCCAAACCGTCATAA
- a CDS encoding response regulator transcription factor — protein sequence MGSRIVQIIEDEPLHADLLDRALRQAQFATTLAADGESGWRDAQRLLPSLILLDLMLPGLSGHEVCRLVRRTPSTRHIPIIMLTAVGTEADRIAGLEMGADDYVVKPFSPKEVVSRVQAVLRRVHETRREDPVLFSDTSITMEGPYFVLSLQERQITVSNTELRLLQYLLPRNGELVRGDELLNLPGEELGSTSREELEHRVRFLRRKLENSGTGSIEMLPGSRYRFLAHPGST from the coding sequence ATGGGTTCTAGGATCGTCCAAATCATTGAAGACGAGCCGCTCCACGCCGACCTCCTGGACCGCGCCTTGCGCCAGGCCCAATTCGCGACGACGCTTGCCGCGGATGGTGAGAGTGGATGGCGTGACGCGCAGCGACTGCTGCCTTCGTTGATTCTGCTCGACCTCATGCTGCCGGGTCTGAGCGGCCATGAGGTTTGCCGATTGGTCCGACGCACACCGTCTACGCGCCATATTCCGATCATCATGCTGACGGCCGTCGGAACAGAAGCAGACCGTATTGCCGGCCTTGAGATGGGAGCAGACGACTACGTGGTGAAGCCGTTCAGCCCGAAGGAGGTCGTGTCCCGCGTTCAGGCCGTGCTGCGCAGAGTCCATGAGACACGTCGTGAGGACCCTGTTCTGTTTTCCGATACCTCCATCACAATGGAGGGGCCTTACTTCGTCCTGTCCTTGCAGGAACGGCAAATCACCGTCTCGAACACAGAACTGAGGCTGCTTCAGTACCTGCTGCCTCGGAATGGGGAATTAGTGCGCGGCGATGAATTGTTGAATCTTCCAGGCGAGGAGCTCGGGAGCACGAGCAGAGAAGAACTTGAGCACCGTGTGCGCTTTCTTCGACGAAAGCTGGAGAACAGCGGGACGGGATCGATCGAGATGTTGCCGGGATCTCGTTATCGTTTCCTGGCCCATCCGGGGTCAACCTGA